A region from the Anaerolineae bacterium genome encodes:
- a CDS encoding phosphotransacetylase family protein → MDKLIIASTSQNAGKTSLIVGLAKALRKKFGYMKPLGDRLLYRKKQLWDYDSALVTNIFGLTDDPIHMSLGFDHSKLRYMYDEAATKEKLLEAVESIGQDKELLFIEDSKDIAYGISVYLDAISLAEYTGAKLIVVVSGDEAAIFDDITFITKHIDISRVNFGGVIVNKLHDLENFEETYLLDIEEMGIKVVGMVPYEARLTYFAIDYLAEYLFAKVVAGEGGVTNVVQNVFVGAASVNAALRSPVLKKEKSLAITSGDRTDMILAALESDVVGMILTNNILPPPNIIAKASARNVPLLLVSADTYEIARKMDNLQPLLTKDDAVKIELLEQLVKEHVNLAEITG, encoded by the coding sequence ATGGATAAGCTAATTATTGCCTCAACAAGTCAAAATGCCGGAAAAACCAGCCTGATTGTGGGCCTGGCTAAAGCATTGCGCAAAAAATTTGGTTACATGAAACCCCTGGGCGATAGGTTGCTCTATCGTAAAAAACAACTCTGGGATTACGACTCGGCCCTGGTTACGAATATCTTTGGCTTAACCGATGACCCCATACACATGAGCCTGGGCTTTGATCACTCCAAACTAAGATACATGTATGACGAGGCGGCCACCAAAGAAAAGCTGCTTGAAGCCGTGGAGAGTATTGGCCAGGACAAAGAACTACTTTTTATTGAAGACAGCAAAGATATTGCCTACGGCATCTCCGTTTATCTTGACGCCATCTCTCTGGCCGAGTATACCGGCGCTAAACTTATTGTTGTGGTCAGCGGTGATGAAGCGGCCATTTTTGACGACATCACGTTCATCACCAAACACATAGACATCAGCCGGGTTAATTTTGGCGGGGTTATTGTTAACAAACTGCACGACCTGGAAAACTTTGAAGAAACATACCTGCTTGATATTGAAGAGATGGGCATCAAGGTAGTGGGCATGGTGCCCTATGAGGCCAGGCTAACCTATTTTGCCATTGACTACCTGGCCGAGTATCTGTTTGCCAAAGTGGTTGCCGGCGAGGGCGGAGTGACCAACGTGGTTCAGAACGTTTTTGTGGGAGCGGCTTCGGTTAACGCCGCCCTGAGAAGCCCGGTGCTCAAAAAAGAAAAAAGCCTGGCCATCACCAGCGGCGACAGAACCGATATGATTCTGGCCGCTTTAGAAAGCGATGTGGTGGGTATGATTTTAACCAACAACATCCTGCCGCCGCCCAACATCATCGCCAAAGCCTCCGCCCGCAACGTGCCTTTGTTGCTGGTTTCCGCCGACACGTACGAAATAGCCCGCAAAATGGATAATCTGCAACCGCTCCTGACCAAAGATGATGCCGTAAAGATTGAGCTGCTGGAGCAGTTGGTTAAAGAACACGTGAATTTGGCCGAAATAACGGGCTAA
- a CDS encoding SWIM zinc finger family protein has product MSRYYNYYSYFKPSQPIETDQGIKARSKRGDFAKNWWANRWIKSLEKLVDAGRLRRGRTYARKGQVLSIEESKSGIEAKVQGSRKRPYKVTINIDHLTDRQWEQVIDALAEQAIFTAQLLAGEMPDEVEQAFRAARVSLFPETEVELMTNCSCPDWANPCKHVAAVHYILGEQFDEDPFLLFRLRGRTQEQILAALRAHRAETLGPEDEPEEMAEVTVPLNETVENFWDIGQPWPHFKTTIKPPVAEFPILKRLGQPNFLDEDLLKILGPAYRAITQAAMKAAFGEQVPNIDRED; this is encoded by the coding sequence ATGAGTCGTTATTACAATTATTACAGTTATTTCAAACCCAGCCAGCCCATCGAAACCGACCAGGGCATCAAGGCCCGCAGCAAACGGGGCGATTTTGCCAAAAATTGGTGGGCCAACCGCTGGATCAAGTCGCTGGAAAAATTGGTGGATGCCGGGCGGCTGCGCCGGGGGCGCACTTACGCCCGCAAAGGCCAGGTGCTTTCTATAGAAGAAAGCAAAAGCGGCATCGAGGCCAAAGTGCAGGGGTCGCGCAAAAGGCCCTATAAAGTGACCATCAACATTGACCACCTGACCGATAGGCAGTGGGAACAGGTTATTGACGCGCTGGCCGAGCAGGCCATTTTTACGGCCCAACTGCTGGCCGGGGAGATGCCAGACGAAGTTGAACAGGCTTTTCGGGCGGCCAGGGTAAGCCTGTTCCCTGAAACCGAAGTGGAGTTGATGACCAACTGTAGTTGCCCGGATTGGGCCAACCCTTGCAAACACGTGGCCGCAGTGCATTATATTTTGGGCGAGCAGTTTGATGAAGACCCTTTTTTGCTCTTCCGGCTGCGGGGCCGCACCCAGGAGCAAATTCTGGCCGCGCTGCGGGCGCATCGCGCCGAAACGCTTGGCCCGGAAGATGAGCCGGAGGAAATGGCCGAAGTGACCGTTCCGCTGAATGAAACCGTTGAAAATTTCTGGGACATAGGCCAGCCCTGGCCCCATTTTAAAACCACCATCAAACCGCCGGTGGCTGAATTTCCCATCCTCAAACGTTTGGGGCAGCCCAACTTTTTAGACGAAGACTTGCTCAAAATCCTCGGCCCCGCTTACCGGGCAATTACCCAGGCGGCGATGAAGGCTGCTTTTGGTGAACAGGTCCCAAATATTGATAGGGAAGACTAA
- a CDS encoding acetate--CoA ligase family protein, producing the protein MSFNNHLPIKHLFEPRGVAVIGASAQENKIGYTIVKNIVEGGYTGKVYPINPKGGEVLGLPMYKNLEEVDGEVDVACIAIPAPYVFDVLKDCAAKGVKYLPIITSGFSEVGNTKGEKQIVAYARKHNMGVLGPNIFGIYSAAVSLDATFGPGNIMAGNVAIITQSGALGIAMIGKTATERIGLSAIVSVGNKADVDEADLLAYLTQHEGTEVILIYIEGIKEGQRFIEALKLATQKKPVVVIKSGRSKRGAVAAASHTGSLAGADEIFDDVMRQCGVLRAENLQEAFSWCKFLADAPIPRGENTVIVTNGGGIGVMATDACEKYEVKLYDDQPTLKEIFSLVTPSFGSTKNPVDITGQAAPQDYHDALGAALQNKEINSVIALYCQTAVFDADSLSNMIKTNYTNYQVGQKPIIFSILGGEVIEDSIISLRKKQVPVFSDVYEAVSCLGVTYKYRRYLRDYSNEVDTVDLNIQTIEQIAQNALAEGRSFLLAHEGQQVMKVAGLPVPQTRVARSLDEAVRYAEEIGYPVVMKVVSRDILHKSDAGGVALDLDDKAEVIDAYQAIIQNCRAYNPQAIIQGVEVAEMVKPGTEVIIGARRDNAFGPVVMFGLGGIYVEVMKDVSFRATPLNRQEVMRMIKEIRSYPLLLGVRGEGAKDIEGIVDTIIKLGAVIQQCPSITDIEINPLMVYEQGRGTKAVDVRILVSNAEKGDT; encoded by the coding sequence ATGAGTTTTAACAACCACCTCCCTATCAAACATCTCTTCGAACCACGAGGGGTGGCCGTTATTGGCGCCTCCGCTCAAGAAAACAAAATAGGTTATACCATTGTTAAAAATATTGTAGAAGGCGGGTACACGGGGAAGGTGTATCCCATCAACCCCAAGGGCGGGGAAGTGTTGGGCTTGCCCATGTACAAAAACCTGGAAGAAGTTGACGGCGAAGTAGACGTAGCCTGCATCGCCATTCCGGCCCCCTATGTTTTTGACGTGCTCAAGGATTGCGCGGCCAAAGGCGTTAAATATTTGCCCATCATCACCTCCGGCTTTTCCGAAGTGGGCAATACCAAAGGCGAAAAACAAATTGTAGCCTACGCCCGCAAGCACAATATGGGCGTGTTAGGGCCAAACATTTTTGGCATCTATTCCGCCGCAGTGTCGTTAGACGCCACCTTTGGCCCCGGCAATATTATGGCCGGCAACGTGGCCATTATCACCCAAAGCGGCGCCCTGGGCATTGCCATGATTGGCAAAACCGCCACCGAAAGGATTGGCCTGTCGGCCATTGTGTCGGTGGGCAACAAGGCCGATGTGGATGAGGCCGACTTGCTGGCCTATTTGACCCAACACGAGGGCACTGAAGTTATCTTGATCTACATTGAAGGCATCAAAGAGGGCCAAAGATTTATTGAGGCGCTTAAACTGGCTACGCAAAAAAAGCCGGTGGTGGTGATCAAATCGGGCCGGTCAAAAAGAGGAGCGGTGGCGGCGGCCTCGCACACCGGCTCGCTGGCCGGGGCGGACGAAATTTTTGACGACGTAATGCGGCAGTGTGGCGTGCTCCGGGCCGAAAATTTGCAAGAAGCCTTTAGTTGGTGCAAATTTCTGGCCGATGCGCCTATCCCCCGCGGCGAAAACACCGTTATTGTTACCAATGGCGGCGGCATTGGGGTGATGGCTACCGACGCCTGCGAAAAATATGAGGTCAAACTTTATGACGACCAGCCCACGCTCAAAGAAATTTTCTCGCTGGTAACACCCAGCTTTGGTTCCACCAAAAACCCGGTAGACATCACTGGCCAGGCTGCGCCGCAAGATTATCACGACGCCCTGGGCGCCGCCCTGCAAAACAAAGAGATCAACTCGGTGATTGCGCTATATTGCCAAACCGCTGTTTTTGACGCCGATAGTCTTTCTAATATGATTAAAACCAATTATACTAACTACCAGGTCGGTCAAAAACCCATTATCTTTTCTATTTTGGGCGGCGAGGTAATTGAAGACAGCATTATTTCGCTCAGAAAAAAACAGGTGCCCGTATTTTCCGATGTCTACGAGGCCGTTTCATGCCTGGGCGTCACTTACAAATACCGTCGTTATCTGCGGGATTATTCCAACGAGGTTGACACGGTAGACCTGAACATCCAAACCATCGAACAAATTGCCCAAAACGCCCTGGCCGAAGGCCGTTCTTTTTTGCTGGCCCACGAAGGCCAACAGGTCATGAAAGTGGCCGGTTTGCCGGTGCCCCAAACGCGCGTGGCGCGCAGCCTGGATGAAGCGGTCCGGTATGCCGAAGAAATTGGCTACCCGGTAGTGATGAAGGTGGTTTCCAGAGACATTCTGCACAAAAGTGATGCCGGCGGCGTGGCCCTGGACCTGGACGACAAGGCCGAAGTTATTGACGCCTACCAGGCCATTATCCAAAATTGTCGCGCCTATAATCCCCAGGCCATTATCCAGGGCGTTGAGGTGGCGGAAATGGTCAAACCCGGCACTGAAGTTATCATTGGGGCCAGAAGAGATAACGCCTTTGGCCCGGTAGTGATGTTTGGCCTGGGCGGCATCTACGTGGAAGTGATGAAAGACGTTTCTTTCAGGGCCACTCCCCTGAACCGCCAGGAAGTGATGCGCATGATCAAAGAAATCCGCTCCTATCCGCTGCTGTTGGGCGTGCGTGGCGAAGGGGCCAAGGATATTGAAGGCATTGTGGATACCATCATCAAACTGGGCGCAGTGATCCAACAATGCCCCAGTATCACCGATATAGAAATCAACCCCTTGATGGTATACGAGCAAGGTCGCGGAACCAAAGCCGTAGATGTTCGCATTCTAGTTTCAAATGCTGAGAAAGGTGACACATAA
- a CDS encoding GNAT family N-acetyltransferase, translated as MNRKFLDELKQTYPDKFAPENRIFKNIRRGDRIFISTACGEPQYLVQALINYVESHPSAFFDTEVFHVWSLGLAPYADVKFKDHFRYNSFFVGDSTRSAVNEGLADYSPIFLSQIPNLFYRRLVPIDVALIQTSLPDAHGYLSLGISVDITKAAVECANRVIIQINANMPRTHGDSYIHIKDVDFAIAHDEPILEFKAKAESDEVAQEIGRYVARLIQDGDTIQVGYGSIPNAIMDNLYDKKHLGVHTELLSNGLVKLIKAGVVDNSRKTVNRGQTIATFCMGSRETYEFLHDNPAVKFRRVDYTNDPLLIAQQYNMTAINSGLEVDLTGQASAESIGSVFYSGIGGQADFMRGAILAPGGKTILTLPSTADNGNVSRISPFLKEGAGVTLNRGDIHYIVTEYGIAYLHGKNIRERAMELIAIAHPKFRPKLIQEAKQLNLIYQDQAFIPGKRGKYPEELETYRTTKGGVEVFMRPVKISDEPRLKEFFYALSDKSLYRRFMSVFKSMPHERLQEFVVIDYTTDMVILGIMQEDEKETIVGVGQYGIHEQSHTAEAAFAVRDDYQGLGIGRELVSYLTYLAQRQGLLGFTAEVLQENRHMLYLFESAGFDLEKRTEEGVYHLKMAFRGT; from the coding sequence ATGAACAGAAAGTTTTTAGACGAGTTAAAACAAACCTACCCGGATAAATTTGCCCCGGAAAATAGAATATTCAAAAACATCCGCCGGGGCGATAGAATTTTTATCAGCACCGCCTGCGGGGAGCCGCAATACTTGGTGCAGGCCCTCATCAACTACGTAGAATCCCATCCTTCCGCCTTTTTTGACACCGAAGTTTTCCACGTGTGGAGCCTGGGGCTGGCCCCCTACGCCGACGTTAAATTTAAGGACCACTTCCGGTATAACTCCTTTTTTGTGGGCGATAGCACCCGGTCAGCCGTTAATGAGGGTTTGGCGGATTATTCGCCCATATTTTTATCCCAAATTCCCAACCTGTTTTATCGCCGGCTGGTGCCCATTGACGTGGCCCTTATCCAAACCTCTCTGCCCGACGCGCATGGTTATTTGAGCTTGGGCATCAGCGTAGATATTACCAAAGCCGCCGTGGAATGTGCTAACAGGGTTATTATCCAGATCAATGCCAATATGCCTCGCACCCATGGCGATAGTTACATTCACATCAAAGATGTGGATTTTGCCATTGCCCACGACGAACCCATCCTGGAATTCAAGGCTAAAGCAGAAAGTGATGAGGTGGCTCAAGAAATTGGCAGATATGTCGCCCGCCTGATTCAAGATGGAGATACTATTCAGGTTGGCTACGGCAGCATTCCCAATGCCATTATGGACAATCTTTACGATAAAAAACACCTGGGGGTGCACACCGAACTGCTCTCCAATGGGCTGGTAAAGTTAATCAAGGCCGGTGTTGTGGATAACTCTCGTAAAACGGTCAACCGCGGCCAGACCATTGCCACCTTCTGCATGGGTTCCAGAGAAACGTATGAATTTTTACACGACAACCCCGCCGTAAAATTCAGGCGGGTAGATTACACCAACGATCCCCTCCTGATTGCCCAGCAATACAATATGACCGCCATCAACAGCGGGTTAGAAGTTGATCTGACCGGCCAGGCCTCGGCTGAATCTATTGGGTCAGTATTCTACAGCGGCATTGGCGGACAGGCCGATTTTATGCGCGGCGCGATTTTGGCCCCTGGCGGCAAAACTATTCTCACCTTGCCCTCTACCGCCGATAACGGCAATGTTTCCAGAATATCGCCTTTTCTCAAAGAAGGGGCCGGCGTCACCCTCAACCGGGGTGATATTCATTATATAGTCACAGAGTATGGCATTGCCTATCTGCATGGCAAAAATATCAGGGAACGGGCCATGGAGTTGATTGCCATTGCCCATCCCAAATTCAGGCCCAAATTAATTCAAGAAGCCAAACAGTTGAACCTGATCTATCAAGATCAAGCCTTCATTCCCGGCAAACGAGGAAAATATCCCGAAGAGTTGGAAACTTATCGCACCACCAAAGGCGGGGTTGAAGTTTTCATGCGCCCGGTAAAAATTAGCGATGAGCCTCGTTTGAAAGAGTTTTTCTATGCTCTCTCGGACAAAAGTTTGTACCGCCGCTTTATGTCGGTTTTCAAAAGCATGCCCCACGAACGCCTGCAAGAATTTGTAGTGATAGATTACACCACCGATATGGTTATTCTGGGCATCATGCAGGAAGATGAAAAAGAAACTATTGTGGGGGTGGGCCAATACGGCATTCACGAACAATCCCATACCGCCGAAGCAGCCTTTGCGGTACGAGACGATTATCAAGGCCTGGGTATTGGCCGCGAGCTTGTTTCTTATCTTACGTACCTGGCCCAGCGGCAAGGTTTGCTTGGCTTTACCGCCGAAGTATTGCAAGAAAACAGGCACATGCTTTATCTCTTTGAAAGCGCGGGGTTTGACCTGGAAAAGAGAACAGAAGAAGGTGTATATCACCTGAAGATGGCTTTCAGAGGAACGTAA
- a CDS encoding DEAD/DEAH box helicase gives MGSELRYWQTAANLVLETLAQQKFLPVLAQPDPARLAYDARWLPVLDGPQDGPRLARLLEAMPPLCRAEAETSETAPSPRAVLETFLNTTTDALARRWGGASPAVLPYREDEAAYSWLNALFTADPRLSGSAAQLKRLRQSHQLWLRNLHVAGDKTFRVAFRLEAPAQQSREAARKNWQLHYLLQARDDPSLLVPAPQVWQTRGSVLKALNRRFEQPQEKLLAGLGHAARLFEPLRAGLKTAKPVALSMSGQEAFDFLRESAPLLEASGFGVLVPPWWNKPGTRLGVRLKMASPKGPPADAVPKSKMTFDNLIRYQWELSIGNTTLTREEFDALVALKSPLVQIRGQWVQLDPEQIEAAIQFWKKQNLEAEVNMQDALRMGLGATDAINGLPVEGVEFEGWLKEWMERFTGQEKLAELPQPQGLQGQLRPYQRYGYSWLDFLRRWGMGACLADDMGLGKTIQTIAVLLREKETVGSLPGPALLVCPTSVVANWEREVHRFAPALTTLVHQGGDRLRDAAFVEQANATDMVLTSYAIARRDAETMQKVNWFGVVLDEAQNIKNPEAKQTRAIRQLPGQFRMALTGTPVENRLSELWSIMHFLNPGYLGSRQHFRQNFSLPIERYGDEDAAQRLRHMVSPFIMRRVKTDPTVIQDLPDKQEMKVYCNLSEEQATLYESVVQQSMQEVAEADGIQRKGLVLSMLMQLKQICNHPAQYLHQVGEGALLDVTKETDRSGKLARLAEMLEEAVSVGDRVLIFSQFSEMGQFLKQHLQERLGVSTLFLHGGVPAPKRAAMVGRFQEDPHGPPIFILSLKAGGTGLNLTRANHVFHFDRWWNPAVEDQATDRAFRIGQTRNVQVHKFICAGTMEEMIDNMIESKKALAQSIVGGGENWLTELSTTELRDLVTLRRG, from the coding sequence CTGGGTAGCGAATTACGTTACTGGCAAACGGCGGCCAACCTGGTGCTGGAAACCCTGGCCCAGCAAAAATTTTTGCCCGTGCTGGCCCAACCCGACCCCGCCCGCCTCGCCTATGACGCCCGCTGGCTGCCCGTGCTGGATGGTCCCCAGGATGGGCCACGGCTGGCCCGTTTATTGGAAGCTATGCCGCCACTCTGCCGGGCCGAAGCGGAAACGTCCGAAACTGCGCCCTCTCCCCGCGCCGTTCTGGAGACCTTTCTTAACACCACCACCGATGCCCTGGCCCGCCGCTGGGGAGGCGCTTCGCCGGCCGTCTTGCCATACCGGGAGGACGAAGCGGCTTATAGCTGGTTGAACGCCCTGTTCACGGCCGACCCGCGTTTGAGCGGCTCGGCGGCCCAACTCAAACGCCTGCGCCAAAGCCATCAACTCTGGCTGCGCAACCTGCACGTAGCGGGCGACAAAACCTTCCGGGTGGCGTTTCGGCTGGAAGCGCCCGCGCAGCAAAGCCGGGAAGCCGCCCGCAAAAACTGGCAGCTCCATTACCTGCTCCAGGCCCGCGACGACCCCAGCCTGCTGGTCCCGGCCCCCCAGGTGTGGCAAACCAGGGGCAGCGTGCTCAAGGCCCTCAATCGCCGTTTTGAGCAGCCGCAGGAAAAACTGCTGGCCGGGCTGGGCCACGCCGCGCGCTTGTTTGAGCCGCTGCGGGCCGGGCTGAAAACGGCCAAACCCGTGGCCCTGTCTATGTCTGGCCAGGAAGCGTTTGACTTTTTGCGCGAAAGCGCGCCCCTGCTGGAAGCCAGCGGTTTTGGCGTGCTGGTGCCGCCCTGGTGGAACAAGCCGGGCACGCGCCTGGGCGTCCGCCTTAAAATGGCCTCGCCCAAAGGTCCTCCCGCCGACGCCGTTCCCAAGAGCAAAATGACGTTTGACAATCTTATCCGCTACCAATGGGAATTATCCATTGGCAATACCACCCTCACCCGCGAAGAGTTTGACGCGCTGGTGGCGCTCAAATCGCCGCTGGTGCAAATTCGCGGCCAGTGGGTGCAGCTAGACCCGGAACAAATTGAAGCGGCCATCCAATTTTGGAAAAAGCAGAACCTTGAGGCGGAAGTCAATATGCAAGACGCCCTGCGCATGGGCCTGGGCGCCACCGACGCCATCAACGGTCTGCCGGTAGAGGGGGTTGAATTTGAGGGCTGGCTCAAAGAGTGGATGGAGCGTTTCACTGGCCAGGAAAAACTGGCCGAACTGCCGCAACCCCAGGGCCTACAGGGCCAACTGCGCCCCTATCAGCGTTACGGCTATTCCTGGCTTGATTTTCTGCGGCGCTGGGGCATGGGGGCCTGCCTGGCCGACGATATGGGTTTAGGCAAAACCATTCAAACCATTGCCGTGCTGCTGCGGGAAAAAGAAACGGTTGGCTCACTGCCCGGGCCGGCGCTGCTGGTCTGCCCCACCTCGGTGGTGGCTAACTGGGAACGGGAAGTGCATCGTTTTGCCCCGGCCCTGACCACGCTGGTTCACCAGGGCGGCGACCGGCTGCGCGACGCCGCCTTTGTTGAGCAGGCCAATGCCACCGATATGGTGCTGACCAGTTACGCCATTGCCCGCCGCGATGCCGAGACCATGCAAAAGGTCAACTGGTTTGGCGTGGTCTTGGATGAAGCCCAAAACATCAAAAACCCCGAGGCCAAACAAACCCGCGCCATTCGCCAACTGCCGGGCCAATTCCGCATGGCCCTGACCGGCACGCCGGTGGAAAACCGGCTGTCGGAGTTATGGTCTATTATGCATTTTCTCAACCCTGGCTATCTTGGCTCGCGGCAGCACTTTAGGCAAAATTTTAGCCTGCCCATTGAGCGTTACGGCGATGAAGACGCGGCCCAACGCCTGCGCCACATGGTTTCGCCCTTTATCATGCGCCGGGTTAAAACCGATCCCACCGTTATCCAAGATTTGCCCGACAAGCAGGAAATGAAGGTGTATTGCAACTTGAGCGAGGAGCAGGCCACGCTTTACGAGTCCGTGGTGCAGCAATCTATGCAGGAAGTGGCGGAGGCCGACGGCATCCAGCGCAAAGGGTTGGTTTTGAGCATGCTGATGCAGCTTAAACAAATCTGCAACCACCCGGCCCAATATTTGCACCAGGTGGGCGAGGGCGCGTTATTAGATGTGACCAAAGAAACGGACCGCAGCGGCAAACTGGCCCGCCTGGCCGAGATGTTGGAAGAGGCCGTTTCGGTGGGGGATCGGGTGTTGATCTTTAGCCAATTTTCCGAAATGGGCCAGTTCCTCAAACAACATCTACAGGAACGCTTGGGCGTGTCCACCCTATTTTTGCATGGCGGTGTGCCGGCCCCTAAACGGGCGGCCATGGTCGGCCGGTTCCAGGAAGACCCGCACGGCCCGCCCATTTTTATTTTATCGCTAAAAGCCGGCGGCACCGGCCTGAACCTGACCCGGGCCAACCACGTGTTCCATTTTGACCGCTGGTGGAATCCGGCCGTGGAAGACCAGGCCACCGACCGGGCCTTTCGCATTGGCCAGACGCGCAACGTGCAGGTGCATAAATTCATCTGCGCGGGCACCATGGAAGAGATGATTGACAACATGATTGAAAGCAAAAAAGCCCTGGCCCAAAGCATTGTGGGTGGTGGCGAAAATTGGCTCACCGAGTTGTCTACCACGGAACTGCGCGATCTGGTGACGCTGCGGCGAGGATAA
- a CDS encoding helicase-associated domain-containing protein, whose amino-acid sequence MELSEILYSYTNDHLQRLAGLCNCRGHTRKDDLVRCIHRAVMVPELLRQLWQQMDDLSKKAIAAAYHNDGEFNQRAFVAQYGSLPERPQSGWGWRSNPILLDLFLHNGHLPSDLVPLLANLVPPPDKFQLTGVSETPTTLAEEGYSLDLMCTETEQAGLHDLLAYLRLADQGQLKIGGSSGRATKGSIQKIMAGLLAGDFWPPPADFRADQTIRPFGLDVFAQGAGLVAKARGRNQLQLTAPGREFYQTQNPALLLEAFETWVADGSFDELSRISALKGQRSRRTRLTPPSVRREAVIEALSWCPVGVWIDLQDFYRALKIWHFDFEVETTQTSNLYVGHPEYGMLYGNDYWLIVKGLYVNVVLWEYLGSMGALDLLFTDPADANPKFEHFYADEALSLYDGLRYFRINNLGAYLLGQAEAYTPQKPPHEPLFVVSADLHITLIQGHDLTPNEQNMLAQLATPVQKHRCQLDTRQLLNALEEGADFDRLAGFLHQRHNGPLPPAVTTWLEQVRQNSQAFRKGEPAVFVNADTPDLVEMVLADPVLQKFCYAMNQSTLIIPVRREKAFRARLKELGYILQP is encoded by the coding sequence ATGGAGCTTTCAGAAATACTCTATAGTTACACCAATGACCACTTGCAGCGATTGGCCGGTTTGTGCAATTGCCGGGGCCATACCCGCAAAGACGATCTGGTGCGGTGCATTCATCGCGCGGTAATGGTTCCGGAATTGTTGCGGCAGTTGTGGCAGCAAATGGACGATCTCTCCAAAAAGGCCATCGCCGCCGCTTATCACAACGACGGCGAGTTCAACCAGCGAGCCTTTGTGGCCCAATATGGCTCGCTGCCGGAACGCCCCCAAAGCGGCTGGGGCTGGCGCTCAAACCCCATCCTGCTGGACCTGTTCCTGCACAACGGACACTTGCCTTCAGACCTCGTACCCCTGCTGGCAAATTTGGTGCCACCCCCCGATAAATTCCAACTCACGGGCGTGTCCGAAACACCCACCACCCTGGCCGAAGAGGGGTATTCGCTTGACCTGATGTGTACCGAAACCGAACAGGCCGGGCTGCACGACCTGCTGGCCTACCTCCGGCTGGCCGACCAAGGCCAGCTAAAAATTGGCGGCAGTTCCGGCCGGGCCACCAAAGGCAGTATCCAAAAAATCATGGCCGGCTTATTGGCCGGCGATTTCTGGCCGCCGCCTGCTGATTTTCGGGCCGATCAAACCATTCGCCCTTTTGGCCTTGATGTTTTTGCTCAAGGGGCCGGCCTGGTGGCCAAAGCGCGGGGCCGCAACCAACTGCAATTGACCGCCCCTGGACGCGAGTTTTACCAAACCCAAAACCCTGCCTTATTGCTGGAAGCTTTTGAAACGTGGGTAGCGGATGGCTCTTTTGATGAATTGAGCCGCATTTCGGCCCTGAAAGGGCAGCGGTCGCGCCGCACCCGTTTGACCCCGCCATCTGTTCGCCGCGAAGCCGTAATTGAGGCGCTTTCCTGGTGCCCGGTAGGCGTGTGGATTGACCTCCAGGATTTTTACCGGGCGCTCAAAATATGGCACTTTGATTTTGAGGTGGAAACAACCCAAACCAGCAACCTGTACGTGGGACACCCCGAATACGGCATGCTCTACGGCAACGACTATTGGCTGATCGTTAAGGGTTTGTACGTGAATGTGGTGTTATGGGAGTATTTAGGCTCAATGGGGGCGCTTGATTTACTCTTTACCGATCCCGCAGATGCTAATCCGAAATTTGAGCATTTTTACGCAGATGAGGCTTTGAGTTTGTACGACGGCCTCAGATATTTTCGCATCAACAACCTGGGCGCGTATTTGCTTGGCCAGGCCGAGGCGTACACTCCCCAAAAACCGCCCCACGAGCCGCTGTTTGTGGTTTCAGCCGATTTACACATCACTCTGATTCAGGGCCACGACTTAACGCCAAATGAACAAAATATGCTGGCGCAGTTGGCTACGCCGGTGCAAAAACACCGCTGCCAACTCGATACCCGGCAATTGTTAAACGCCCTGGAAGAAGGCGCCGATTTTGATCGCCTGGCCGGCTTTTTACACCAACGCCACAACGGGCCTTTACCTCCTGCCGTCACTACCTGGCTAGAGCAAGTTCGGCAAAACAGCCAAGCCTTCCGCAAAGGCGAACCGGCCGTTTTTGTCAATGCCGACACCCCTGACCTGGTGGAGATGGTGCTGGCCGACCCGGTTTTGCAAAAATTTTGTTATGCCATGAACCAATCAACCCTTATCATTCCCGTCCGCCGCGAAAAAGCCTTCCGGGCCAGGTTGAAGGAGTTAGGATACATCCTCCAGCCATGA